GAAATAGTACAAcaacattaaactcaaaatATTAGTAGCAACAACACACATACAACAGTACGGATACAAGGCACAACCGGGCAGAAGGATAACAACACTTAACGGATGATCAAAGTTTGAAAACAGAGAGATGAGAGGACTAATGACAACATTACTAATTTTAGCCCTTCCCTTCAGCGACCAGAGAGACTAATCTGTTCACAGTTTTTATCAACAGACTCCTTAACAGCATCAACCACTAGCTGTGTCTTCCGGCTAATGCTCGGCCAAAACCCATCAGGCTTTGCACCTTTGTTCTTGATTTCACCAACCAATCGAGCAAACTCTCTCACCATGCATGCCTCTTGCGGAAGCTCTGTCTTAACCGTGTGCTCGCTCGGGGGATTAACCCACGCAGTCACGAACTCATTGAACCAAGCTTTAGTGCTCGTTGTGAACGATGCCTCGGTCTCCTTAAACGGGATAATGAAATCATGAACACTAAGCGTGCCGTTGGTTCCAATTGCGTTTATCTCCATTGTCAAGTTCGCCAAGAAGGAACAGTATATGGTAGCGGTTCGTCCGTCTTCCCAAGTCAGAGAAGCTCCACATGAGAGAATCACTCCTGCTTCGTTAAGCACAGCGCCGGGAAAGGCTGTGACTGTATTCGGAAGCTCGAAGTTGTTGGCTAAGAGAGTTGCTCTGATCGCGTACCATCCAGCGTCTCCGAGCGCACCAAGCCCATCAAGACCTGGCTTCACACGGATGTCGTTTTTGAGGAAATCTTCGTCTCCAGCAAATGAGAAGCAACTCT
This genomic stretch from Raphanus sativus cultivar WK10039 chromosome 3, ASM80110v3, whole genome shotgun sequence harbors:
- the LOC108832457 gene encoding uncharacterized oxidoreductase At4g09670; protein product: MATDSPIRIGVMGCAEIARKVSRAINLAPNATIAAVASRSFEKAKSFATSNGYPESTKIHGSYESILEDPEVDALYVPLPTSLHVEWAIRAAEKGKHILLEKPVALNVAEFDKILAACEANGVQIMDGTMWVHNPRSAKLKEFLSDSDRFGQLKTVQSCFSFAGDEDFLKNDIRVKPGLDGLGALGDAGWYAIRATLLANNFELPNTVTAFPGAVLNEAGVILSCGASLTWEDGRTATIYCSFLANLTMEINAIGTNGTLSVHDFIIPFKETEASFTTSTKAWFNEFVTAWVNPPSEHTVKTELPQEACMVREFARLVGEIKNKGAKPDGFWPSISRKTQLVVDAVKESVDKNCEQISLSGR